A single genomic interval of Candidatus Poribacteria bacterium harbors:
- the smc gene encoding chromosome segregation protein SMC: MHLNSIKIRGFKSFAEDVELILEPGVTTIVGPNGCGKSNVSDAIRWVLGEQSARALRCSSMRDLLFNGGANFAPAQKTEVALRFSNNGLANTDALAQDPPNVALQAPEVEVCRHLGRDGESRYLINQNPCRLRDISELFMDTGIGVDAYSVMEQSKIDVILNVRPEERRFLFDEVAGITKYKHRKKTALRKLEQTEQNLVRINDVIQELQRETEELKQQAEQAQHYNTQQAQLKQFELNLAHREYDKLRMDYNQAQADLDDILTSVAGASETLKAAEERIENSTNRQSELDEAIRDGQTALREIETNIEQIERQIVLHKERQLNIQRQRERALQTLESLKAQQTALLTQKRERTQEHQKLEASYKIEESRLTARQQLLTQLAERITAAKESVQDAQTVLQENATELEDRERKRLAIEHDLNSNEGNLHRLKENTEALETELKTAIDVHAAVQRAETQLKAELVHIEAERNHVETNLQENQDALRKIETEIQGLQNTLGSNVSRLKSLQELQSAYEGYYAGVRAVMQAKTRYPEQFQGVCGVVAELLATDTEYEVAIEVALGSDIQSVITETAEDAQRSVAFLKKHRAGRVKFLPLDFIRERRFYDEALLNEPGVIGIAQELIDYDNEYEPAMQHLLGNTLVIEDLDVAVALTRQFRPRARLVTLDGDIIDTSGAITGGQTNQRQSGLLRRARELETLENEIGKLTQSSNRKVDKRKAYAAKIADLQKTRQTLTAKWQDKRVEKASLTKDMEQANLQVVRLEQQLAGVRTENRNLSKAVDASREEQQALETEITELTQKSTRTQRWIERVSEQIESENKKHAEVAGSCQEMEVFLAGQHQKLQGLMSELETIEDTYQRATKDIAEQQAIIDSDEQTKIDLGEQVAAAQRKFLSLEGDRAEAEAHVDQLTQERETLLQEVTVLQKEMRATRRNFEKQNRERHKLEVATTQLEMRIKSVSTRIHDKYQVSIDALPPLADNEQAMDEIDLLDSVEKLKAEISAMGAVNLKAIEAYEEHKKRQDFLVSQRTDLEKSMQATYQVIQKINQTSKDVFLETFEKVQANFQEVFAQLFGGGETELLLTDPSEVLDSGIDIIARPPGKRPQSITQLSGGERSLVAIGLLFAVFKIKPSPFCVLDEVDAALDEANVLRFTNLIRAYSENTQFVIITHNRRTMEIADAMYGVTMEQAGISKIVSAKFAE; encoded by the coding sequence TTGCACTTAAACAGCATCAAAATTCGTGGATTTAAGAGTTTCGCCGAAGATGTTGAATTGATACTCGAACCGGGTGTCACTACAATTGTCGGACCCAACGGTTGCGGAAAAAGCAACGTGTCCGATGCCATTCGGTGGGTACTTGGAGAACAGAGTGCCCGCGCCCTTCGGTGTTCCTCTATGCGCGACCTACTTTTCAACGGGGGTGCCAACTTTGCACCCGCACAGAAAACAGAGGTAGCACTCCGTTTTTCAAATAATGGGCTTGCCAATACAGATGCACTCGCACAAGACCCTCCCAACGTTGCCCTTCAGGCTCCCGAAGTTGAGGTATGTCGGCACCTTGGACGCGATGGCGAAAGCCGCTATCTGATTAATCAGAACCCGTGCCGTCTCCGCGATATTAGTGAACTCTTTATGGATACCGGGATCGGCGTTGATGCCTACTCCGTCATGGAGCAGAGCAAGATTGATGTAATCCTAAACGTGCGACCGGAAGAACGCCGCTTTCTATTTGATGAAGTTGCTGGCATTACGAAATATAAACACCGAAAGAAAACAGCACTCCGTAAACTTGAACAGACCGAGCAAAATCTCGTCCGTATCAACGATGTGATTCAGGAGTTACAGCGTGAAACTGAAGAACTCAAACAGCAAGCGGAACAAGCGCAGCACTATAACACACAACAAGCACAACTAAAGCAGTTTGAGTTAAACCTTGCCCACAGGGAATACGATAAACTCCGCATGGATTATAACCAAGCCCAAGCGGACTTGGATGACATTCTCACCAGTGTCGCCGGTGCCTCTGAAACGCTTAAAGCTGCCGAGGAACGCATTGAAAATTCCACAAACCGCCAATCTGAATTGGATGAAGCCATCCGGGACGGACAGACGGCACTTCGTGAGATTGAAACCAACATTGAGCAAATTGAGCGTCAGATCGTTCTTCACAAAGAGCGTCAACTCAACATCCAAAGGCAACGCGAGCGCGCCCTGCAAACGCTTGAGTCCTTGAAAGCACAGCAAACCGCACTGCTCACACAGAAGCGAGAGCGGACCCAAGAGCACCAAAAACTTGAGGCATCCTACAAAATAGAAGAAAGCCGACTGACAGCACGTCAGCAGCTGCTCACACAACTCGCCGAACGTATCACTGCCGCTAAAGAGTCTGTACAAGACGCGCAGACTGTCTTACAGGAGAACGCAACCGAATTGGAAGACCGCGAGCGCAAACGTCTCGCAATTGAGCACGATTTGAATAGTAACGAGGGAAATCTCCATCGCCTCAAAGAAAATACAGAGGCTTTGGAAACCGAACTCAAGACTGCTATTGATGTGCACGCTGCGGTCCAACGCGCCGAAACACAGCTGAAAGCAGAACTCGTTCATATTGAAGCCGAGAGAAATCACGTCGAAACGAATCTGCAGGAAAATCAGGATGCCCTCCGCAAGATTGAAACCGAAATTCAAGGTTTACAGAATACGTTAGGCAGCAACGTCTCACGGCTTAAATCGCTACAGGAATTGCAATCTGCTTATGAAGGATACTACGCTGGTGTTCGGGCGGTAATGCAGGCAAAAACCCGCTATCCCGAGCAGTTTCAGGGGGTCTGTGGTGTTGTTGCTGAATTGCTCGCCACGGACACTGAGTATGAAGTCGCGATAGAGGTCGCACTCGGGAGCGATATTCAGAGTGTTATTACTGAGACTGCTGAGGATGCACAAAGGAGTGTGGCTTTCCTGAAAAAGCATCGCGCGGGTAGGGTGAAGTTTCTACCGCTCGATTTTATACGCGAACGCAGATTCTATGATGAGGCACTGCTCAACGAACCCGGTGTCATCGGCATCGCGCAGGAATTGATTGACTATGACAATGAATATGAACCTGCCATGCAACATCTGTTGGGGAATACACTCGTCATTGAGGATTTGGATGTTGCTGTCGCTCTTACCCGCCAATTCCGCCCGAGGGCACGTCTCGTTACTTTAGACGGAGATATCATTGATACGTCTGGAGCTATCACCGGCGGTCAAACGAATCAGAGACAGAGTGGGTTACTCCGTCGCGCCCGTGAACTCGAAACGCTCGAAAATGAGATCGGGAAATTGACACAGAGCTCAAATCGAAAGGTTGACAAGCGTAAGGCGTACGCCGCCAAAATAGCGGATTTGCAAAAAACGCGGCAGACGCTCACCGCAAAATGGCAAGATAAGCGCGTTGAGAAAGCATCGCTGACGAAGGACATGGAGCAGGCGAACCTTCAGGTTGTCCGACTTGAACAGCAACTTGCCGGGGTTCGGACAGAAAACCGAAACTTAAGCAAAGCCGTCGATGCATCACGAGAGGAACAGCAGGCACTTGAGACTGAAATCACCGAATTGACGCAGAAGAGTACTCGCACGCAACGCTGGATTGAGCGCGTATCCGAACAGATTGAGAGCGAAAACAAGAAACATGCTGAAGTCGCCGGGAGCTGCCAAGAGATGGAAGTCTTTTTGGCAGGGCAGCATCAGAAATTGCAGGGTTTGATGTCCGAGTTAGAAACGATTGAGGATACATACCAACGCGCAACAAAGGATATTGCTGAACAGCAGGCAATTATTGACTCCGATGAACAGACGAAGATTGACCTTGGAGAACAGGTCGCCGCAGCGCAACGCAAATTCCTTAGTTTAGAGGGCGACCGTGCCGAAGCAGAAGCACACGTTGATCAATTAACGCAAGAACGCGAGACGCTCCTTCAAGAGGTAACCGTTCTCCAAAAAGAAATGCGCGCAACCCGTAGAAACTTCGAGAAACAGAACCGAGAGCGGCATAAACTTGAGGTCGCAACGACCCAGCTGGAAATGCGTATAAAATCAGTTTCAACCCGAATCCACGATAAATATCAGGTTTCAATTGATGCACTGCCACCTTTGGCGGATAATGAACAGGCAATGGACGAGATTGATCTGTTGGATAGCGTCGAAAAGTTGAAAGCTGAAATCTCCGCGATGGGCGCAGTAAATCTCAAGGCGATCGAGGCTTACGAAGAACATAAGAAACGCCAAGATTTCCTTGTTTCCCAGCGCACCGACCTCGAAAAATCCATGCAAGCCACCTATCAGGTGATACAGAAAATTAACCAGACCTCAAAGGATGTATTCCTTGAGACCTTTGAAAAGGTGCAGGCGAACTTCCAAGAGGTTTTCGCACAACTCTTCGGCGGCGGCGAAACGGAATTACTTTTGACAGATCCGTCTGAAGTGCTGGACTCGGGGATTGACATTATTGCGCGTCCGCCGGGCAAACGTCCGCAGAGCATCACGCAGCTTTCCGGTGGTGAACGTTCACTCGTTGCCATTGGGCTCCTGTTTGCTGTCTTTAAAATTAAGCCGAGTCCTTTCTGTGTCCTTGACGAGGTTGATGCCGCACTTGACGAAGCAAACGTCCTCCGTTTCACAAACCTTATCCGTGCCTATTCCGAGAATACACAATTCGTTATTATCACGCATAATCGCCGCACGATGGAGATCGCTGACGCGATGTACGGTGTGACGATGGAACAGGCAGGTATCTCGAAAATTGTCTCTGCCAAGTTTGCCGAGTAG
- a CDS encoding ComF family protein, producing MRSKPIGLQVPSLLRDIFETAVVFLYPAECRVCEEFIGVTSVPYICNDCWQDIQFLEPPWCDICGTPGVDGLCDPCAISPPRYGKLRSIAFYQTTLQEAIHLFKFEKKKVLAQHLIQLINARMPTDCNMAEYDFVLPIPIHKKRLRERGFNQAALLANAIAGAAGVPVLTDTLVRHRHTAAQSSLDREARQRNIIGAFGIRNPEVIRGKRLLIIDDVFTTGATIREAVSELWTADPVEIDVLTVARTLRS from the coding sequence ATGAGATCGAAACCGATAGGATTACAGGTACCTTCCCTGTTACGAGACATATTTGAAACTGCCGTTGTTTTCCTTTACCCCGCGGAATGCCGGGTCTGTGAGGAATTTATTGGGGTTACATCCGTGCCTTATATCTGTAATGACTGCTGGCAGGATATTCAATTCCTTGAACCCCCTTGGTGCGATATATGCGGCACGCCGGGCGTGGATGGGCTTTGTGATCCGTGTGCGATCTCCCCGCCGCGTTACGGCAAACTCAGGTCTATAGCATTTTATCAGACAACGCTCCAAGAGGCAATACATCTCTTCAAATTTGAGAAGAAGAAGGTGCTTGCACAACATCTGATTCAACTGATAAACGCACGTATGCCTACAGACTGTAACATGGCAGAATACGACTTCGTTCTGCCCATCCCGATTCATAAGAAGCGTTTACGAGAACGCGGCTTTAATCAGGCGGCACTCCTTGCCAACGCGATTGCGGGAGCAGCGGGTGTACCGGTTCTCACGGACACACTGGTTCGGCATCGGCATACGGCGGCACAGAGTAGTTTGGATAGAGAAGCCCGCCAGCGAAATATCATCGGTGCTTTTGGCATCCGGAACCCGGAGGTTATCCGTGGAAAACGGCTTCTAATTATAGACGATGTTTTCACGACCGGTGCTACCATCCGTGAAGCCGTTAGCGAATTGTGGACTGCCGATCCCGTTGAAATTGACGTTTTGACAGTGGCGAGAACACTAAGGTCGTGA
- a CDS encoding alpha/beta fold hydrolase: protein MERPVVFYNQEQQINGILHSPVDCDAPGPAVAFFHGFTGTKVEPHRIFVKTARELASIGFYVLRFDFRGSGDSEGDFSEMTIGGEISDAIKSIDVLSAMQGVDPERIGILGLSMGGCVAACVSGQDARVKSTVMWAPLSDDPPDRKQEILERSKHTPTPEEIAQLNPNIVGKAFYEELPEINPSTLIQQFRGALLVIHGSADDVVPVSHGKRYYELTRGRDAPTALEIIDKGDHTFNTVASEQTVIAKSVAWFQQTLA from the coding sequence ATGGAAAGACCGGTTGTATTTTACAATCAAGAACAACAGATAAACGGGATACTGCATTCACCAGTAGATTGCGATGCCCCGGGTCCAGCAGTTGCCTTCTTTCATGGATTCACTGGAACAAAGGTTGAACCCCACAGAATATTTGTTAAGACTGCACGGGAACTCGCCTCTATTGGTTTTTACGTGCTTCGCTTCGATTTCCGTGGTTCCGGGGACAGTGAAGGCGATTTTTCAGAGATGACCATTGGGGGCGAGATCTCCGATGCCATCAAGTCAATTGATGTCCTTAGTGCCATGCAAGGCGTAGACCCTGAACGCATCGGAATTTTGGGGTTGAGCATGGGCGGGTGCGTTGCGGCGTGTGTTTCTGGACAAGATGCACGCGTGAAATCGACGGTGATGTGGGCACCACTCTCGGACGACCCACCAGATCGGAAACAGGAAATCTTGGAGAGGTCCAAACATACACCAACACCAGAGGAGATCGCGCAGCTAAACCCAAATATCGTTGGGAAGGCGTTCTATGAAGAACTCCCCGAAATAAATCCTTCCACTCTCATTCAGCAGTTTAGGGGCGCGCTCCTCGTCATCCACGGTAGTGCTGACGATGTGGTGCCGGTCTCTCACGGCAAACGCTATTATGAACTCACGCGTGGACGCGACGCTCCGACAGCACTTGAGATTATTGATAAGGGCGACCATACCTTCAACACCGTTGCATCAGAGCAAACGGTCATCGCCAAATCGGTTGCGTGGTTTCAGCAGACGTTGGCATAG
- a CDS encoding Gfo/Idh/MocA family oxidoreductase, which produces MTKIKIGIVGSGGMARHHFARFATMETAEIVSIASRNQQTGTQLAAAHNAEFIPEWHRLIQREDIDGIVICTHNDSHGEIILAALQADKHVFVEYPLASDVGEGEAALRIAEERGRVLRVSHPEVVSNTHKALKQKIGELGDLLLTSFVRLTPGRGARPEILFNLPVSGTPAHFFIYHIYPIVDFFGGAASVKKNAVYEGLKRNGQYDRFVNTLTVEFKRGGIGQWTWAGGIAINAAEEHERYVLTEGTISDAGGEWHCTTPVGVTPISIPDSAQPTLQELWLSEIRDTADQPPNLEDARGALEAIRISLASE; this is translated from the coding sequence ATGACGAAAATTAAAATCGGAATTGTCGGTTCGGGCGGGATGGCACGGCACCATTTCGCCCGATTTGCAACAATGGAGACCGCTGAAATCGTATCGATCGCCTCCAGAAATCAGCAGACAGGAACACAACTTGCTGCAGCACATAACGCCGAATTTATCCCTGAATGGCATCGCCTTATTCAACGCGAAGATATAGACGGCATCGTTATCTGTACGCACAACGACAGCCACGGTGAGATTATCCTCGCAGCGTTACAGGCGGATAAACACGTCTTTGTGGAATATCCGCTCGCCAGTGATGTCGGTGAAGGAGAGGCAGCACTTCGGATCGCTGAAGAGCGGGGTCGTGTGCTGCGAGTCTCACATCCAGAAGTTGTCTCCAACACCCACAAGGCACTCAAGCAAAAGATAGGCGAACTCGGCGACTTACTCCTCACCTCGTTTGTGCGTCTCACGCCGGGGCGCGGTGCCCGTCCTGAGATTCTCTTCAATTTACCCGTGTCAGGTACACCCGCTCACTTCTTCATCTACCATATCTATCCGATTGTGGATTTCTTCGGTGGAGCCGCGTCTGTTAAAAAAAATGCTGTCTATGAAGGACTAAAGCGGAATGGGCAATACGACCGATTTGTCAACACGCTCACCGTTGAATTCAAGCGTGGTGGCATTGGACAGTGGACATGGGCAGGGGGCATAGCCATTAACGCCGCTGAAGAACACGAGCGATACGTCCTCACCGAAGGCACGATAAGCGATGCTGGTGGCGAATGGCACTGCACAACACCCGTTGGTGTAACGCCAATCTCTATACCGGATTCCGCACAACCGACGCTTCAGGAATTGTGGCTCTCTGAAATCCGAGATACCGCTGATCAACCCCCGAATTTGGAAGACGCGAGGGGTGCCCTTGAGGCGATCCGCATTAGTCTTGCATCTGAATAA
- the rhaI gene encoding L-rhamnose isomerase: MSNLAYDLLAETLEKRGIQIETVKDHLKTQHIETPSWGYGNSGTRFGVFEQPGAARNAAERLEDAATVHRFTGIAPTVALHIPWDKTDDWGALKQYAADVGIGIGAINPNVFQDQAYKLGSVCNPDADIRRLAIDHMLECVDIMEKTGSDLLSLWFADGTNFPGQSNFRKRKRWMEEALTEVYDALPDATRMLIEYKFFEPAFYHTDLPDWGTAYLMATKLGEKAQVLIDLGHHPQGTNIEFIVAYLIDEGKLGGFHFNCRKYADDDLTVGSINPQELFLIYTELVAAELDPDTETDIAYMIDQSHNLKPKVEASIQSVCNLQKAYTKALLVDREALAAAQDAADLVEAESILQRAYETDVNPLLEQVRLEMGRDPHPLVAYRKSGYYEKISAARVGGESQGWA; the protein is encoded by the coding sequence ATGAGCAATCTCGCTTATGATCTTTTAGCCGAAACCTTAGAAAAACGGGGAATCCAGATAGAAACCGTCAAAGACCACCTCAAAACGCAGCACATTGAAACGCCATCGTGGGGTTACGGTAACTCCGGCACCCGATTTGGGGTCTTTGAACAACCCGGCGCGGCACGAAATGCAGCAGAGCGTTTGGAAGACGCTGCCACCGTTCACCGCTTCACCGGTATCGCTCCCACAGTCGCGCTCCACATTCCGTGGGATAAAACCGACGATTGGGGTGCCTTGAAGCAGTACGCCGCGGATGTCGGTATCGGTATCGGCGCGATTAACCCGAACGTCTTCCAAGATCAGGCGTATAAACTCGGGAGCGTCTGCAACCCGGATGCTGATATCCGTCGCCTCGCCATTGATCACATGCTGGAGTGTGTTGACATCATGGAGAAAACAGGCTCCGATCTGCTCAGTTTGTGGTTCGCAGACGGCACTAACTTCCCCGGTCAGTCGAATTTCAGGAAGCGCAAGCGGTGGATGGAGGAAGCATTAACTGAAGTCTACGATGCCCTTCCAGATGCCACCCGTATGCTCATTGAGTATAAGTTCTTCGAGCCAGCGTTTTACCATACCGACCTCCCCGATTGGGGCACCGCCTACCTCATGGCAACAAAACTCGGTGAGAAAGCACAGGTCCTCATCGACTTGGGGCATCACCCGCAAGGCACGAATATTGAGTTCATCGTTGCTTACCTAATTGACGAAGGAAAACTCGGTGGATTCCACTTCAACTGCAGGAAATACGCCGACGACGATCTGACGGTCGGTTCTATCAATCCACAGGAACTCTTCCTGATTTACACCGAATTGGTCGCCGCAGAACTCGACCCCGATACGGAAACCGACATCGCGTACATGATTGATCAGAGCCACAATCTGAAGCCAAAGGTAGAAGCGAGTATCCAATCTGTTTGTAATCTCCAAAAGGCATACACAAAGGCACTGCTCGTTGACCGTGAAGCACTCGCAGCCGCGCAGGATGCCGCCGATCTCGTTGAAGCGGAGTCCATCCTCCAACGCGCGTATGAAACGGATGTGAACCCACTTTTAGAGCAGGTCCGCTTAGAAATGGGACGCGACCCGCACCCATTGGTGGCTTATCGGAAAAGCGGTTATTATGAAAAAATTAGTGCTGCTCGCGTCGGTGGCGAGAGTCAAGGCTGGGCATAA